The Acholeplasma laidlawii PG-8A DNA window TGATGGAAGTACATATTATAAAGAAGAACTAAGTCGTAGAAGACTTTCTAAATTACCACCATATTATCAAGTGCTACAACTACGCATTGAAGGTATGAGTTATTTAAAGACTTTCCAATATGCACTCTCATTAAAAACTTCATTAGAAAAAATGGGACTTACTGTTTTAGGTCCAACCTCATCTGTATTACTAAAACAATTAGAAAATTATAGAGTTTTATTAACGATTAAATACCAAGGTAGTTTAAAAACGTTTAATCATTTACTAAAATCTAACAAAGACATAAAATTATATATGAACCATGATTTATCATGGTATTAAAGGAGTAAATTATGATTGTATTTATGGGTACCCCAGAGTTTTCAGTACCAATTCTAGAAATGTTGATTGAAGAAAAATATCCGGTTGGGCTAGTTGTTACACAACCAGATAGATTTGTTGGTAGAAAAAAGATATTAACACCATCACCAGTTAAGTCGCTTGCTTTAGCACATAACATTGAGGTTTTTCAACCTGAAAAATTACGTCAGGATTATCAACACATCATTGATTTAAAGCCCAGCTTAATTATTACAGCAAGCTATGGTCAAATACTTCCTAAAGCCCTTTTAGAAGCAATACCAGCAATTAACATTCATGGTTCATTATTACCTAAATACCGTGGTGGTGCACCCATTCAATATGCATTATTTAATGGGGACGATAAAACCGGTATTACCTTAATGGAAATGGTCTATAAAATGGATGCCGGTGCTATGATTAAAAAGGTAGAAGTAGACATAGAACCTCTAGATGATTACGGCACTTTATCTAATAAGTTATCACTAGCAGGTAGAGATCTATTAAAAGAAAATCTAATGAGTGTTTTAAATAAAACGTATCAAAGCACACCGCAAAATGAGGATGAAGTGACGTTTGCATTTACACTTAAATATAGTGATGAAGCACTTGATTTTAACAAGTCAGCATCATGGAATCATAACCGTATTAGAGGTTTAAGTCCTAACGTTGGTGCACATTTTAACATCAAAAACACTACGGTTAAGGTGTTTAAATCAGCAATAAGTGATATAATAGACATTCAAAGAGGTGAAATTCGTATAGAAAATAAAAGAATATTTATTGGTACGAGTGATAGAGCCATAGAGTTAATTGAATTACAACAATCAGGTAAAAAACAAATGAAGGTTAAAGATTATTTAAATGGGCAAAGCCTATTTATTAACGGAGGAAAAATAGATGAGTAAACCGAAACTCTTATATAACCGAGATGAGATGTTAAAAATTAACATCGACACCTTGAAAAATAGATGTAATGTATCTGTTCTGGATATTGCAAAGATTGCACAGCAACAACAATCTAAATATTATCCTGGTATTGATATTAACTTATGTGTGGAATCTGTAGAAAAAATATTAACATTTAGAGATGTTTTCCACCACATTCAATTTGCTGCAGAAGTTGATAGACTTGCTGAAGAAAAAATGTTTAAAGGACCAATACAAGATATTTTATTCTATGATCTTGGACTATTTGGTATTGATGAAACCATAGGTTTAGATGTTGCTAGAAACTATGGTGCGATTGGACAAACAAACTTTGGTGACATTGATGTCAATAAACATGGTATCGTTAAAAGATTAAATGATGCTGGTAAAACAGAAGGTATTGTACATACAATGATGGATGATATTGTAGGTGCTATTGCTGCGGCTGCATCTACTCGTGTTGCTCAAGTGATGAACGAAGATATTGCACTTGAAAATCCAAGTTACCAAAAAATTAGCTTATTTGATTTGAAAAAAAGGAAAAGATAATATATGGGCTTAAAGAACCAAAAGCATAGGTTAAAGGGCTTTGGAAAAAAGCTGTTTTCTAAATATTTTGGTTTTGAAACTGGAATTGATATTGCTAATGACGTAGCTGTTTTATATAGACGAAATGTAGTTATTAAAAACATCGTATTTATATCAAACTTGCTTTATTCTTTAGTATTTTTCATTCTAGGCTTTAGTGTTGCCAATCCGACAACCGATTGGATTTTTGCTATTGCTGCTCTACCAATTACGTATACAGTAGGTAGACTACAATCTAAGCTTATCGACTTAGACCACAATGATTTAACAAAACAACAGATTGCGATGTATGTATCTAGTTTTTGGATTTTTATATCATCTGTGATGGTTTATATCCGTGTTTATGCAGTCGGACAAAATGCGCCGTTTGAAACAGCAAGTTATGTATTAATATTTTATGCTTTAGTTCAAATATCGCTTTATCAAGACAAAAGGTTACTAGCAAACTCATTTGTTTCATTAGTTGGGTTTGTTACATTAATACATATATCAATAACTTATAATTTCTTTAATTTAGGTCTTACTTGGCAAGAGTTCTTATCAACGATATTTACCGATCCAGTACTAGCCATTCAAGTAGCTGACTTAGCCTTAAGAACAGTTATATTTATATTATTTTATTTAATCAATTATATTATTGTTTCTATTGGACAATCCATCCAAGAAGAAAGAAAAAAGGAATTAAACAAACGCCGTGAAGTACAAATGGACTTCACGCATATCGTTAGATCTTTATTTAACGTTGTATTTCAATCTGCAAGCACCATATTAAACGAAAGACATGCCTATAATGTTGCATCAGTTGCATCAAAAATAGCTACATTTTATCACTTGGATGAACAAGATAAAATTGAGTTAGAAAAATACGCACTGATTCATTTAAGATTTGATGAAATCAAGGATTTAATGATAGAAACAGATAGTTACGATGAACATACCTATGAAGTATTAAAAGAAAAGACAGATTTAGGTGCAAAAATTGGTAAAAGAATTCAACTTGCTCAAAAATCTAATGATATTATTAGAGCACATTATGAAAGAAGTGCTGATGAAGCATTTGCTCAACAAATGAATAAAATCCAATTTGAGATACCAAATCAAATTATCTTACTGGCGGATTGCTATGTTTCTTTAAGAAGTTTATCAACATACTATCATCCAAACAGCCACCCACAAACGATGGACTTGTTTAAGAAACAATTAACACCATATTTTGATTATTCATTAAGAGAAACATTCTTTAAATACAACACAGAAATTGATCAACTTTATCATGATTTATAAAACATATTTTACATAATTATGTATCTTAGTTTACAAAATATCTAATAAAGGTTATCATATAAACAATTCAATAAAAACTTATTCAGAGCAGGTGAGGTGATCAGTCCTTTGACCCTGCAGCAACCTACTTAAATTAGGTGCTCAACTGACAGGGGGCTAACCCACCAATAAGGAGATTTCATCACTTCCTTCTTGGGAAGTGTTTTTATTAAGTAATGGAAGAAAGAGGTAAATATTATGAGTTATATTTTTTCAAGCGAAAGTGTGTCTAAAGGACATCCAGATAAAGTGGCGGATTTTATAGCAGATTCAGTATTAGATTTAGTATTAAAAAATGACCCTAAAGCACGTTGTGCGATTGAGGTTGCTTTAGCACACACAACTGTTTATATTTTTGGTGAGGTATCAACAAGTTATATATTAACAGATGAAATCATTATTGAAACTGCAAAAAAAGCAATCGATTTTTGTGGTTATAATGATGAGAAATTCATCTTTGATGCAAAATCAGCAACCTATCATGTAAACATTCATAAACAAAGTGCAGATATCGCGCTAGGGGTTGATGAAACAGATAATAAAGAACAAGGTGCAGGGGATCAAGGTATTATGTTTGGTTATGCTAAAGATGATACGAAAGAACTTTTACCTTTACCGATTTTTCTAGCACATGAATTAACTAAGCGTTTAGCTTTTGTTAGAGAAGAAGGTATTGTATCCGGACTTGGACCAGATGGTAAATCTCAAGTATCTGTTTTATATAATGAAAACCATGAACCACTGGAAGTTACAGCGATTGTATTATCTACACAACATGAAGCATCCAAAACACTTGAAAGTGTTAAAGCAGACATGATGAAACATGTTATCTTAGAAGTCATTCCAAAACATTTAATTACAGATAACACTAAATACTATATTAATCCAACCGGTAGATTCGTCATTGGTGGACCAGTAGGAGATAGTGGCTTAACAGGTCGTAAACTTATTGTAGACACTTACGGTGGATACTCACGCCACGGTGGTGGTGCATTTAGTGGTAAAGATGCATCTAAAGTAGACAGATCAGCATCTTATATGGCAAGATACTTAGCAAAACAAGTCGTAGGAAGTGGTATTGCAAAAACTTGTGAAATCCAATTAGCTTATGCTATTGGTGTTGCAGAACCTGTAAGTTTATATGTAAACACTTTTGGTACATCTAAAGTAAGTAATGAGGTAATTGCTGAAACAATCTCCAAACACTTTGATTTAAGACCTAAAGCAATTATTAATTATCTTGGACTTACGAACCCAATTTTCAAACAAACCACACATAATGGCCATTTTGGTAAGTTAGAATCTAATTTAAGTTGGGAAAAATTAGATAAAATTGAAATTTTCGAACAATTAGTATAAAATACATATATTCACTAACCATACGCAGCTTGAGAGGGTGACAGTAAGATGGACAATTTATTAATTTTTTACATTACAGCAGGTATAGTCGTACTGATTCTTGTAATTATATGGGTTTGGTATCTAATTAATGCTAATAGTTTTAAAAAGAATAAACAAAATATTGCAGATCTCATG harbors:
- the fmt gene encoding methionyl-tRNA formyltransferase is translated as MIVFMGTPEFSVPILEMLIEEKYPVGLVVTQPDRFVGRKKILTPSPVKSLALAHNIEVFQPEKLRQDYQHIIDLKPSLIITASYGQILPKALLEAIPAINIHGSLLPKYRGGAPIQYALFNGDDKTGITLMEMVYKMDAGAMIKKVEVDIEPLDDYGTLSNKLSLAGRDLLKENLMSVLNKTYQSTPQNEDEVTFAFTLKYSDEALDFNKSASWNHNRIRGLSPNVGAHFNIKNTTVKVFKSAISDIIDIQRGEIRIENKRIFIGTSDRAIELIELQQSGKKQMKVKDYLNGQSLFINGGKIDE
- a CDS encoding phosphatidylglycerophosphatase A, translated to MSKPKLLYNRDEMLKINIDTLKNRCNVSVLDIAKIAQQQQSKYYPGIDINLCVESVEKILTFRDVFHHIQFAAEVDRLAEEKMFKGPIQDILFYDLGLFGIDETIGLDVARNYGAIGQTNFGDIDVNKHGIVKRLNDAGKTEGIVHTMMDDIVGAIAAAASTRVAQVMNEDIALENPSYQKISLFDLKKRKR
- the metK gene encoding methionine adenosyltransferase, with the translated sequence MSYIFSSESVSKGHPDKVADFIADSVLDLVLKNDPKARCAIEVALAHTTVYIFGEVSTSYILTDEIIIETAKKAIDFCGYNDEKFIFDAKSATYHVNIHKQSADIALGVDETDNKEQGAGDQGIMFGYAKDDTKELLPLPIFLAHELTKRLAFVREEGIVSGLGPDGKSQVSVLYNENHEPLEVTAIVLSTQHEASKTLESVKADMMKHVILEVIPKHLITDNTKYYINPTGRFVIGGPVGDSGLTGRKLIVDTYGGYSRHGGGAFSGKDASKVDRSASYMARYLAKQVVGSGIAKTCEIQLAYAIGVAEPVSLYVNTFGTSKVSNEVIAETISKHFDLRPKAIINYLGLTNPIFKQTTHNGHFGKLESNLSWEKLDKIEIFEQLV